A window from Actimicrobium sp. CCC2.4 encodes these proteins:
- the dnaE gene encoding DNA polymerase III subunit alpha, protein MTSPQFTHLRLHSEYSIVDGLIRIDDVVDAAAADSQPSLAITDLANLFGMVKFYKAARKKGIKPIIGCDVWITNDDDRDKPSRLLLLAKNAAGYLQLCELISQAWLSNLHRGRAEIRTDWLEKLSPANGLIALAGAHFGDVGIAIENGNLAAAERNAQRWSRIFPGHFYIEIQRAGQPNQEAQVRQLVALAARLQLPVVATHPIQFLTKEEFIAHEARTCISEGEMLANARRVKRFNDRQCFTTQAEMAALFADLPAALQNANEIAKRCNLTLQLGKPRLPDFPTPEGMTIGDFLVAEARSGLERRLLQLYPDATKREAERQRYAERLDFETNTIIKMGFPGYFLIVADFIQWAKNNGVPVGPGRGSGAGSLVAYSLSITDLDPLEYNLLFERFLNPERVSMPDFDIDFCQEGRDRVIQYVKDRYGKEAVSQIATFGTMAAKGAIRDVGRVLDMGYNFCDGISKLIPFKPGKQVTIADAILEEPLLAERQENEDEVRQLLDLAQQVEGIARNIGMHAGGVVIAPGKLTDFCPLYTQGGDAGVVSQYDKDDVEAVGLVKFDFLGLTTLTILDWAVRYIKRLDPAMADFSLEKLPLNDKASYDLLTKAKTVAVFQLESRGMQGMLKDARPDRFEDIIALVALYRPGPMDLIPDFCRRKHGERFDYPDPRTEGILSETYGIMVYQEQVMQMAQVVGGYSLGGADLLRRAMGKKKAEEMAEHRQIFRDGAAKDGLSEAKADEIFDLMEKFAGYGFNKSHAAAYALLAYHTAYLKAHHPAAFMAANLSLAMDDTEKIRILVEDVIDVCAMTLLPPDINQSDYRFTPVGEPGKRAKQIRYGLGAVKGSGQGAIEAIVAARASGPFTDLFDFAKRVDKRQVNRRTVDSLIRAGAFDCFEVDRAVLLASVALALEAAEQHEASINQVSLFGGDDSDLDTQPEYVKVAPWTDKQRLTEEKTALGFYLSGHLFNSYAEEVRRFARTKLSSLEPSRDPRMIAGIIVSLRVQMTQRGKMVIVTLDDSSATVDVTVYNEIYDANKRMFKEDEFLCVSGKVSEDRFSGGLRITAEKVMDIAAARIQYGKQITLAHSGKLDAAQIKTLLTPYRSEAGLPFLLRYTRAGAECELRLADEWKVLPADGLKQALAEKMGRECVEFEYF, encoded by the coding sequence CCTGGCTGTCGAATCTGCATCGCGGCCGCGCCGAAATCCGCACCGACTGGCTGGAAAAACTCAGCCCGGCCAATGGCCTCATTGCGCTGGCGGGCGCACATTTTGGTGATGTCGGCATCGCCATCGAAAACGGCAATCTGGCCGCTGCCGAACGCAATGCGCAACGCTGGTCGCGCATCTTTCCCGGCCATTTTTATATCGAGATCCAGCGCGCCGGCCAGCCCAACCAGGAAGCCCAGGTGCGCCAGCTGGTGGCGCTTGCCGCACGCCTGCAGTTGCCCGTGGTGGCAACGCATCCGATCCAGTTCCTGACCAAGGAAGAGTTCATTGCGCATGAAGCGCGCACCTGTATTTCGGAAGGCGAGATGCTGGCCAATGCGCGCCGCGTCAAGCGCTTCAATGATCGCCAATGCTTCACCACGCAAGCTGAAATGGCCGCGCTATTCGCCGATCTCCCGGCCGCGCTGCAAAATGCAAATGAAATCGCCAAGCGCTGCAATCTGACACTGCAACTCGGCAAGCCGCGCCTGCCGGATTTTCCGACACCCGAAGGCATGACGATCGGCGACTTCCTGGTGGCCGAAGCGCGCAGCGGGCTGGAGCGCCGCCTGTTGCAGCTCTATCCCGATGCGACCAAACGCGAAGCCGAGCGCCAGCGCTATGCCGAACGGCTCGATTTCGAGACCAACACCATCATCAAGATGGGCTTTCCGGGCTACTTCCTGATCGTCGCCGACTTCATTCAGTGGGCCAAGAACAATGGCGTGCCGGTCGGACCGGGCCGGGGTTCAGGCGCCGGTTCGCTGGTGGCGTATTCACTCAGTATTACCGACCTTGATCCGCTCGAATACAACCTGCTGTTCGAGCGCTTCCTCAATCCGGAACGGGTCTCGATGCCCGACTTTGATATCGACTTTTGCCAGGAAGGCCGCGACCGCGTGATCCAGTACGTCAAGGATCGCTACGGCAAGGAGGCCGTCTCGCAGATCGCCACTTTCGGTACGATGGCCGCCAAGGGCGCGATCCGCGATGTCGGTCGCGTGCTCGACATGGGCTACAACTTCTGCGACGGGATTTCGAAGCTGATCCCGTTCAAACCGGGCAAGCAGGTCACGATCGCCGACGCGATTCTTGAAGAACCCTTGCTGGCCGAGCGTCAGGAAAACGAAGACGAAGTACGCCAGTTGCTCGACCTCGCGCAACAGGTCGAAGGCATCGCCCGCAACATCGGCATGCATGCCGGCGGCGTCGTCATCGCGCCGGGCAAGCTGACCGACTTTTGCCCGCTGTACACGCAGGGCGGCGACGCCGGCGTGGTCTCGCAATACGACAAGGACGACGTCGAAGCCGTCGGCCTGGTGAAGTTCGACTTCTTGGGATTGACCACGCTGACCATCCTTGATTGGGCGGTGCGCTACATCAAGCGGCTCGATCCGGCGATGGCCGATTTCAGTCTGGAGAAATTGCCGCTCAACGACAAGGCGTCCTACGACTTGCTGACCAAGGCCAAGACGGTCGCGGTGTTCCAGCTGGAAAGCCGCGGCATGCAAGGCATGCTGAAGGACGCGCGGCCCGACCGTTTCGAGGACATCATCGCGCTGGTGGCGCTGTACCGGCCGGGTCCGATGGATCTGATTCCGGACTTCTGCCGACGCAAGCACGGCGAGCGTTTCGATTATCCCGACCCGCGCACCGAAGGCATCCTGTCCGAAACCTACGGCATCATGGTCTATCAGGAGCAGGTGATGCAGATGGCGCAGGTGGTCGGCGGTTACTCGCTGGGCGGTGCCGACTTGCTGCGGCGCGCGATGGGTAAAAAGAAGGCCGAGGAAATGGCTGAGCACCGGCAGATTTTCCGCGACGGTGCGGCCAAGGATGGCTTGTCCGAAGCCAAGGCCGACGAGATTTTCGACTTGATGGAAAAGTTCGCCGGCTACGGATTCAACAAATCCCACGCTGCCGCCTACGCGCTGCTGGCCTATCACACCGCCTACCTGAAAGCCCATCACCCGGCTGCGTTCATGGCTGCCAACTTGTCGCTGGCGATGGACGATACCGAAAAAATCCGCATCCTGGTCGAGGACGTCATCGATGTCTGCGCGATGACCTTGCTGCCGCCCGACATCAATCAATCCGACTACCGTTTCACGCCGGTTGGCGAGCCGGGCAAGCGCGCCAAGCAGATCCGTTACGGACTCGGCGCGGTCAAGGGCTCGGGGCAGGGCGCGATCGAAGCGATCGTCGCGGCGCGGGCCAGTGGCCCGTTCACTGACCTGTTCGATTTTGCCAAGCGGGTCGACAAGCGCCAGGTCAACCGGCGCACCGTCGATTCGCTGATCCGGGCCGGCGCCTTCGATTGCTTCGAGGTCGATCGCGCGGTCCTGCTGGCCTCGGTCGCGCTGGCGCTGGAAGCGGCCGAGCAGCATGAAGCGTCGATCAACCAGGTTAGCCTGTTTGGTGGTGACGACAGCGATCTGGATACGCAACCGGAATACGTCAAGGTCGCGCCCTGGACCGACAAGCAGCGCCTGACCGAAGAAAAGACCGCACTTGGTTTTTATCTGTCTGGCCACCTGTTCAACTCGTACGCCGAAGAAGTCCGTCGCTTCGCCCGTACCAAGCTATCCAGCCTGGAACCATCGCGCGACCCGCGCATGATTGCCGGCATCATCGTCTCGCTGCGGGTACAAATGACCCAGCGCGGCAAGATGGTCATCGTCACGCTCGATGATTCCAGCGCCACCGTCGACGTCACGGTCTACAACGAGATCTACGACGCCAACAAGCGCATGTTCAAGGAAGACGAATTCCTGTGCGTCTCGGGCAAGGTCTCGGAAGACCGCTTCTCGGGCGGCTTGCGTATCACCGCCGAGAAGGTCATGGACATCGCGGCGGCGCGTATCCAGTACGGCAAGCAGATTACGCTCGCGCATTCGGGCAAGCTTGATGCGGCGCAGATCAAGACTTTGCTCACGCCGTATCGCTCGGAAGCCGGGTTGCCGTTTTTGCTGCGCTATACCCGGGCCGGCGCCGAGTGCGAATTGCGCCTCGCCGACGAATGGAAAGTCTTGCCGGCTGATGGGCTCAAGCAGGCGCTGGCCGAGAAGATGGGGCGCGAATGCGTCGAGTTCGAATATTTTTGA